The DNA region TAAAGTCTTGTTTCCAGCTGTCAAACGAACCGTAATCCTCATCAATAAAGTTAAGGATCGGGCCGCTTGCTTGCCCGTTTCCGCCAAGATTTGCGAAGTAACCTTCATGAAGCTTGACGGCGTTAACGGCGAACGTTTCTTCAATCTTTAGCTCTCGCACCATACTGAACGTGGCGTTAGTATCACTCCAATCAACGCTTTTCAGCTTTTGCCGGATTTCGTTTACTTTCTTCACGTAGCCTTCGTATAGCACATCGTGGTGCTGTTTGAGTTGGTTCTCTGAGAGGCCGGGAAGGCTTTTATAGGGCAGTGGTTTTGGTTCGAGATTCGGAATCATCATTGTCCTCCTTAAGAAGTCGAAATGTCGATTCTGATTTTGCCCGTCGCCCATATCTACCAAACAAAAAGCCCCGGCATGATGCCTCACTACAGTTAAACTTTGCCGATTTCGTTACCGATCGTACAGTAATGCCCGTGATACAGATAGAGCGGCTCCTTGTCTTCGGTCTCACATTCATGGTAAGCAACCACTCTGCCGACATAGAGGGAGTGGTTGCCTAAATCGACGGTTTTCTCTACGCGGCATTCAAGCACTGTGTGGGCATCATGAACGAGCGGCGCTTGTATTACTTCAGCCTGTTCGGTATCTATATTGAACTCCGCAAATTTATCGATTCTATTACCGGTCGACATGCCGACATTCTTCGCAAGATCAATCAAATCGGGGCCGATTATATTGATAGCAAACTCACCGCTTTGCTCGATAAGCGAGCGCGTATGCGAGTGGTGGCTCAGCGAAACTGCCGTAAGCGGAGGGTTAAACGATATTCCGGCAACCATGTTTATCGTCATAATTCCTGCGTGCCCTTCATGCGCAGCCGTAATTAAAACGACCGGACTGCCTATTGCCCCCATTGCCTTGCGATCCGTAAACTTTCCCAATACCGGCACCTCACACGTTTACTTTTGTTTATAATGCCCCATTGCGCTTGCTGCTATCGCTATACTACCGCATTTATTGCAAGCTAAAAAACCGGTTACTATTTTCGTAGCTCGGGCACGCTTAGGATTCAGCTGCGGCTAATCCCAAAACAGCGACCGCATTCGCAGGTATCATTATGGGTATATTGCCTACAATCAGGCTTTTAGCTACTATAAACATAAGTTGACAATAAAATACCGTCGCGGGAGCTGCTGTGTGGCGGCTGAGAGGCGAGGAGCAACCTCGCGACCGTTTGAACCTGAAAGCCGAAAGCTACTGGATAATGCCAGCGAAGGGAATTATTACGAATGCAAGCCGTACCTTTCTGGTATGGCTTTTTATATTCATAAAAAGAGCGTATATGCATCAATAGAGAACAATGTGTGAAGAGGAGAGTAAATGAATCCTGTAGTCAACGCTATTGCAAGCGACCTCTCTAAAATTAGAGAAAATAAGCCGCTCATACACCACATAACGAATTTTGTTGTGATGAATGAGACGGCCAACGCAACGCTGTGTATAGGAGCGCTTCCCGTTATGGCGCACGCGAAAGAAGAAGTGGAAGAGATGGTATGTTTTGCGAGCGCTCTTTTACTTAATATCGGCACGCTCACACCCGAGCTGATAGATTCGATGGTGCTGGCCGGTAAAAAGGCTAATGAGCTCGGCGTTCCGATAGTGTTTGATCCGGTCGGGGCAGGCGCGACGGCGTTGCGCACCGATGCGTGCAAACGGATATTGAATGAACTCGATATCGCAATCATCAGGGGGAACAGCGCTGAGATCGGCATCCTTGCCGGGGCCGGCGGCGAGATCAAAGGCGTCGAGGCGATAGGCACGATCAACGGCATGGCCGAGATCGCTCAAGCATTTGCAGCCGCGAACAACTTTACCGTAAGCGTAACCGGCGCCACCGATATCGTTACCGATGGCATGCGAGTCGCCTTGATTAAAAACGGTGATCCGATTATGGCGACAGTCACAGGTACAGGTTGCATCTCGACTACCATAACGGCGGCGTTTGCTGCGGTACAAAATGATACGTTTTTGGCGGCTACCGGCGCGCTCGTCGCCTATGGTATCGCCGGCGAGAATGCGGCTCGCGTGTCTGGTGAAAAGCCGGGCACATTTCATGCGTGCCTTTACGATGCTCTCTACGAGCTTTCTCCGGAAGATATTATAAGGGGTGCAAAAGTTGAAGTCATCCAACCGGTCTCGGCTTAGTGCGTATCTGGGCCTCTATATGGTAACTACGGAATCGCCCGGCAGAACTCACATAGAGGTAGCCCAGGCCGCCCTAGAAGGCGGGGCGAAGGTTATCCAGTACCGGGACAAGAACGCCTCATCAAGAACGCTGTATGAGCGGGCTCGTGAGCTGCGAAAGATTACACGGGAAGCGGGGGTGCTTCTGATAATTAACGATCGCCTCGACATCGCGCTCGCCGTAGGAGCCGACGGAGTGCATCTGGGGAAAGATGATATGCCGTTCGAATCAGCCCGCGAAATAATGGGCGCTTCATATATTATCGGTATTTCGGCAACAAATTATGAGGAAGCCGCCGCCGCGCAAGGGGCTGATTACATCGGGCTCGGTCCCATCTATCCGACGCCGAGCAAAGACGACGCTGCGGAGCCCATAGGTTTACAGGGGCTTAACCGTACGAGGTCATCGGTATCGGTGCCCATAGTTGCGATTGGTGGAATTACCGCTGATAATGTTGAAGAGATTATAACCGCAGGCGCAGATGGTGTGGCGTTGATCTCTGCTGTCGCTTCGGCACAGGATATGGTGCATGCAGCCCAAACGCTTACACATTTAATAGAGCGGGCTAAGTCTCGCAGATAGTGAGGATAATACAGTATGGCAACGATTATCGAGAAAATAAAAAAAGCCGAAGCAGTGAAGGCGATCGAACAGGTATGCCTGGATGAGGGTATCGAGTTCGACGCTCTGGTTAGCGGGATGCTCGACGGCACAATCGTCATACCACATAACGTGAACAGGCATAACACGCGGGCGGTTGGAGTAGGCGCGGGCCTCCGCACCAAGGTTAATGCAAATATCGGCACATCAGACGAATACCCGTATTTAGAGGAGGAACTTACCAAGCTCGATGTGGCGATAAAAGCGGGCGCCGATGCGGTTATGGACTTAAGTACGGGCGGACCTCTCGTCGAAATTCGCAACAAGATCCTTGAGCGATGCCCGCTGCCCTTGGGAACGGTACCGATTTACCAGGCCGCGGTTATGGCTAAAGAGCGTTACGGCAGCATTGTCGAAATGACGGATGATGACATGTTTGATGTAATCGAGACCCAGGCGAAAGAAGGCGTCGATTTCGTGACCATTCACGCCGGGATTACCTGGAGGACGCTTGCCGCTCTACAAACGCAAGGTCGAGTAACCGACATTGTGAGCCGTGGTGGGGCGCTTACCGTTGGTTGGATGATACATAACGAGCGTGAGAACCCGCTTTATGCGCAGTACGAAAGGTTACTCGATATATGCCGGGATCATGACGTAACGATCAGCCTCGGCGACGGCTTGCGCCCGGGCTGCCTAGCCGACGCATCCGATAGAGCACAGATACAAGAACTTATCGTTCTCGGCGAATTGGTCGACCGGGCGCGTGCCGCCGACGTTCAGGTTATGGTTGAAGGGCCGGGCCACATGCCGTTTAACCAAATCACCGCGAATATGCGGATGGAAAAAGAGCTTTGCAGCGGTGCACCGTTTTATGTTTTAGGTCCGCTCGTTACCGATGTCGCACCGGGTTACGACCACATAACATCGGCTATCGGCGGCACTATGGCTGCGGTTTCAGGCGCCGATTTTCTCTGCTATGTAACACCGCGCGAGCATCTGGGGTTGCCGACAGCGCAAGACGTGCACGACGGCGTCATCGCGTCTCGCATAGCGGCCCATGCGGCAGATATCGTAAAGGGAATCAGGGGTGCGGCCGATTGGGACCTGTCGATGGCCAAAGCGCGAAAAGCGCTCGATTGGGATGAGCAAATCCGCCTATCCATCGATCCGGAGAAAGCGGAACGAGCACGTGCCGAGCGTAAGATAAAAGACGTTGAGGGATGCACAATGTGCGGCGATTTTTGCGCCATGAAAGTGGTTGCCGAATATCTCGGCACGAGCGTAGAGAAGTGCTAATGAAAGTAAAAGACATCGGCGAGTTTGGGTTAATAGAGCGAATAGCGGCGATTGTCGAGTACGCGGACGAGCGTGTTATCGTAACAATCGGTGATGACACCGCGGTCGTCCGACCGACCCGGTTGGATTACACGCTGCTTACGACCGATTTGTTGGTCGAAGACGTTCATTTTGTTATCGACAAGATAACTCCGTGGCAGCTTGGCTATAAGTCAATCGCCGTTAATGTGAGCGATATTGCAAGTATGGGCGGCCTGCCTAGCTACTGCGTTGTTTCACTGGCGGTTCATCCCGAAACCGATGTTGCGTTCATTGAGGATATGTACCGCGGGATGGCCGATATCTCGCGCAAATACGGCATCCGTATCGTCGGCGGCGACGTCACCAAAGCGGATAAGCTCGTGGTTAACATCGCCCTTGTCGGGGAGGTCGAAGCCGAAAACCTATGCCTAAGAAGCGACGCGCAAGTCGGCGACCTAATTATGGTCACGGGCGAACTCGGCGCCTCGGCGGCGGGGCTGCGCCTTATCCTCAACAATGATTTGCGAACAAAAGTAAAACGGACGGCCGATCTTTTGCGCGCTCATAATGTGCCGGAACCGCGTGTTGCAGCCGGTCGCGCGCTGGCGCAAGCAGGGGTCGATGCGATGGAGGATATAAGCGACGGTCTTGCCGGTGAGGTGCGCCACATATGCGAGGCAAGTGATGTAGGCGCCCGGCTTTATTTAAACAAAATACCGATTGGCGGCGGCGTTGCACAAGTTGCCGAGTTGACAGGCGAGCGCGCCGTTGACCTTGCTCTATTCGGCGGCGAGGATTATGAACTTATCTTTACCGTGCCGCAGGAGCTGCAAGAGAGCATCGAGCAGGTTATGCAAAGCATACAAGAGAAGGTATCGGTTGTCGGTGAGACCACGGATACCGGCAACGGCATAACGATTGTCGACTGGTCGGGTATGGAGCAACCGCTCCCAATGGGCGGTTACACGCACTTCTAGTCCTGATATAATAGCTATGTAAGATAGATATTACGAAGGCGGTTTGTATGAATACAAGCGCTAAGAAAATAAAAAAGGTGCTCGCAATCGGCGGCTCCGACCCGAGCGGCGGCGGCGGTATCCAGGCCGATCTAAAAACGCTTAATGAACTA from Candidatus Aquicultor sp. includes:
- a CDS encoding Fe-Mn family superoxide dismutase; the encoded protein is MMIPNLEPKPLPYKSLPGLSENQLKQHHDVLYEGYVKKVNEIRQKLKSVDWSDTNATFSMVRELKIEETFAVNAVKLHEGYFANLGGNGQASGPILNFIDEDYGSFDSWKQDFTSAGMSARGWVVLAYDLNWNTVHNYSLDAHNIGDIFNAIPLFILDVYEHAYFIDYGTNRKAYVDAFMNAADWDYVNNVIQLYDIETRRQQTRRAA
- a CDS encoding flavin reductase family protein; this encodes MGKFTDRKAMGAIGSPVVLITAAHEGHAGIMTINMVAGISFNPPLTAVSLSHHSHTRSLIEQSGEFAINIIGPDLIDLAKNVGMSTGNRIDKFAEFNIDTEQAEVIQAPLVHDAHTVLECRVEKTVDLGNHSLYVGRVVAYHECETEDKEPLYLYHGHYCTIGNEIGKV
- the thiM gene encoding hydroxyethylthiazole kinase: MNPVVNAIASDLSKIRENKPLIHHITNFVVMNETANATLCIGALPVMAHAKEEVEEMVCFASALLLNIGTLTPELIDSMVLAGKKANELGVPIVFDPVGAGATALRTDACKRILNELDIAIIRGNSAEIGILAGAGGEIKGVEAIGTINGMAEIAQAFAAANNFTVSVTGATDIVTDGMRVALIKNGDPIMATVTGTGCISTTITAAFAAVQNDTFLAATGALVAYGIAGENAARVSGEKPGTFHACLYDALYELSPEDIIRGAKVEVIQPVSA
- the thiE gene encoding thiamine phosphate synthase — protein: MKSSNRSRLSAYLGLYMVTTESPGRTHIEVAQAALEGGAKVIQYRDKNASSRTLYERARELRKITREAGVLLIINDRLDIALAVGADGVHLGKDDMPFESAREIMGASYIIGISATNYEEAAAAQGADYIGLGPIYPTPSKDDAAEPIGLQGLNRTRSSVSVPIVAIGGITADNVEEIITAGADGVALISAVASAQDMVHAAQTLTHLIERAKSRR
- the thiC gene encoding phosphomethylpyrimidine synthase ThiC, with the translated sequence MATIIEKIKKAEAVKAIEQVCLDEGIEFDALVSGMLDGTIVIPHNVNRHNTRAVGVGAGLRTKVNANIGTSDEYPYLEEELTKLDVAIKAGADAVMDLSTGGPLVEIRNKILERCPLPLGTVPIYQAAVMAKERYGSIVEMTDDDMFDVIETQAKEGVDFVTIHAGITWRTLAALQTQGRVTDIVSRGGALTVGWMIHNERENPLYAQYERLLDICRDHDVTISLGDGLRPGCLADASDRAQIQELIVLGELVDRARAADVQVMVEGPGHMPFNQITANMRMEKELCSGAPFYVLGPLVTDVAPGYDHITSAIGGTMAAVSGADFLCYVTPREHLGLPTAQDVHDGVIASRIAAHAADIVKGIRGAADWDLSMAKARKALDWDEQIRLSIDPEKAERARAERKIKDVEGCTMCGDFCAMKVVAEYLGTSVEKC
- the thiL gene encoding thiamine-phosphate kinase; its protein translation is MKVKDIGEFGLIERIAAIVEYADERVIVTIGDDTAVVRPTRLDYTLLTTDLLVEDVHFVIDKITPWQLGYKSIAVNVSDIASMGGLPSYCVVSLAVHPETDVAFIEDMYRGMADISRKYGIRIVGGDVTKADKLVVNIALVGEVEAENLCLRSDAQVGDLIMVTGELGASAAGLRLILNNDLRTKVKRTADLLRAHNVPEPRVAAGRALAQAGVDAMEDISDGLAGEVRHICEASDVGARLYLNKIPIGGGVAQVAELTGERAVDLALFGGEDYELIFTVPQELQESIEQVMQSIQEKVSVVGETTDTGNGITIVDWSGMEQPLPMGGYTHF